From a single Bacillus pseudomycoides DSM 12442 genomic region:
- a CDS encoding GNAT family N-acetyltransferase, which translates to MTYVVREMNVEDITAVQEVAKIAWHDTYKGIIPQEIQDEFLKQAYSNEIMKRRLEHSYLLVAEVEDQIVGFANFSPVKHQNEAELGAIYLLPDHQGKGIGTALLQRGIAVLDGAKKIYICVEAENEKGKQFYKAKGFAALEQFEEDFEGHMMQTVRMVLHV; encoded by the coding sequence ATGACGTATGTAGTTAGAGAAATGAATGTAGAGGACATTACAGCTGTACAAGAAGTGGCAAAAATAGCTTGGCATGATACATATAAAGGAATCATTCCACAGGAAATTCAAGATGAATTTTTAAAGCAAGCATATTCAAATGAAATAATGAAACGACGTTTAGAACATTCATACTTACTCGTAGCAGAAGTAGAAGACCAAATTGTTGGATTTGCTAATTTTTCACCTGTAAAACATCAAAATGAAGCGGAATTAGGAGCCATTTATTTATTACCGGATCATCAAGGAAAAGGAATTGGGACAGCTTTATTGCAAAGAGGTATCGCGGTTTTAGACGGTGCTAAGAAGATTTATATTTGTGTAGAAGCGGAAAATGAAAAAGGAAAACAGTTTTATAAAGCAAAAGGTTTCGCCGCTTTAGAACAGTTTGAAGAAGACTTTGAGGGACACATGATGCAAACGGTAAGAATGGTGTTACATGTATAG
- a CDS encoding ABC transporter permease — protein sequence MRSIWKSKRFLIGFIYLFVLLTASFIYSWFFKDSIPEAPLLLYNDNNELLGKAPFSPSLMPPFGSDRFGESIFLQILEGAKFTILFAVGISLLRILFGTCLGILLSLYAAKCKRFFQACSEVFYYIPTVFIAFILITPVNIVITSNADRLSPNIPFTLYQAIILIFIALPTISLYISSEVDEFMKQDYIMSSQLMGASRFHIIKKHLRVLLLDRAFVLFMEHIVQTLILMIHLALLNIIIGGIQLKEMDQGEFKPVSLSNDWAGLIGLNRYEMNLSLWIIFYTLITFFITILFIKLMTIGIQDALKTRSSQAVMVQPVQDQKIYVKNKDSFSFASLEERKRSSLHL from the coding sequence ATGAGGTCTATTTGGAAATCAAAACGCTTTTTAATCGGATTCATTTATCTTTTTGTACTACTTACAGCTAGCTTTATTTATAGTTGGTTCTTTAAAGATAGCATACCAGAAGCACCTCTATTGCTTTACAATGACAATAATGAATTACTTGGCAAGGCACCCTTTTCACCATCTTTAATGCCACCTTTTGGCTCTGACCGTTTTGGAGAATCTATTTTCTTACAAATTTTAGAAGGAGCGAAATTTACAATTTTATTTGCTGTCGGAATTAGTTTATTACGTATTTTATTTGGGACATGTTTAGGTATCCTATTAAGTTTATACGCTGCAAAATGTAAAAGATTTTTCCAGGCATGTTCAGAAGTATTTTATTATATCCCAACTGTATTTATCGCATTTATACTCATCACACCGGTTAATATTGTAATTACATCAAATGCGGATCGGCTAAGTCCAAATATTCCATTTACACTTTATCAAGCTATCATACTCATTTTTATTGCTCTACCTACAATTTCTTTATATATTTCATCAGAAGTTGATGAGTTTATGAAGCAAGATTATATAATGAGCTCACAATTAATGGGGGCAAGCCGTTTTCATATTATAAAGAAACACTTGCGTGTCTTATTATTAGACCGAGCATTTGTTTTATTTATGGAGCATATTGTCCAAACACTCATACTTATGATCCATCTAGCATTACTTAACATTATAATCGGTGGGATACAACTGAAAGAAATGGACCAAGGTGAGTTCAAACCTGTTTCACTCTCAAATGATTGGGCAGGCCTTATTGGATTAAATCGTTATGAAATGAATCTTTCATTATGGATTATCTTTTATACACTCATCACATTCTTTATTACTATACTTTTCATTAAACTCATGACTATTGGAATACAAGATGCCCTAAAAACAAGAAGTTCACAAGCAGTAATGGTGCAACCTGTTCAAGACCAAAAAATATATGTAAAAAATAAGGATTCTTTTTCATTTGCTTCTTTAGAGGAAAGAAAACGTTCTTCGTTACATTTGTAA
- a CDS encoding ABC transporter permease subunit, with translation MLHKTSQFMIKLSSIILSLLLLLNLPYLFITQGGFTFQPIQFFKQIFTMLKEVFSPESLIVLSSEAKFGNFKKTPLFPTVLEPYIYSFTVLFVAFVLALFISSSMAFFYFLAKDSIKKWINRFIFVLEAIPDMMMMICLQMFFIWLLQKFGESPVTIISFNENRAYLLPILSLAVLPTLQMFRMMILYIKEEHGKQYVEVAYGKGLSSRYILCIHLFKNISIHFFHHLKTIFVFLLSNLFILEFIFNMQGIIQFLFRKAFISPPATFIILIMIILPFYIIFQITSFMMNRWQKQMRGEVI, from the coding sequence ATGTTACACAAAACATCTCAATTTATGATAAAACTTTCATCGATTATTTTATCACTCTTACTATTATTAAATTTACCTTATTTATTTATCACTCAAGGGGGATTCACCTTTCAACCGATTCAATTTTTCAAACAGATTTTTACTATGTTAAAAGAGGTTTTCTCTCCCGAGTCTCTTATAGTTCTATCATCAGAAGCGAAGTTCGGTAATTTCAAAAAAACACCATTATTTCCAACCGTATTAGAACCTTACATATATTCATTTACTGTTTTGTTTGTAGCTTTCGTTCTTGCACTCTTTATTTCATCTAGCATGGCGTTTTTCTATTTTTTAGCAAAGGATTCTATCAAAAAGTGGATTAACAGATTTATTTTTGTATTAGAAGCTATCCCTGATATGATGATGATGATTTGCTTACAAATGTTTTTCATTTGGTTACTTCAGAAATTCGGGGAATCTCCTGTCACAATTATTTCTTTTAATGAAAATCGCGCTTATTTACTTCCTATTTTATCTTTAGCGGTTTTACCTACATTACAAATGTTTCGGATGATGATTTTATATATAAAAGAAGAACATGGAAAACAATATGTAGAAGTTGCTTACGGAAAGGGCCTTTCATCAAGATATATACTGTGCATTCATTTATTCAAAAATATATCTATTCATTTCTTCCACCATTTAAAAACAATTTTCGTTTTCTTACTTTCTAATTTGTTCATTTTAGAATTTATTTTTAATATGCAAGGTATCATTCAATTTTTATTTAGGAAGGCGTTTATTTCACCTCCCGCTACATTTATCATACTTATCATGATTATCTTACCGTTTTATATTATTTTTCAAATCACTTCTTTTATGATGAATAGGTGGCAAAAACAAATGAGAGGAGAAGTTATATGA
- a CDS encoding 2'-5' RNA ligase family protein — protein sequence MKEIWEGLTDVVHNEGLEPHITLVDYHALDLETYRNEFEKFTEGVERFLVEFSSVGTFPTNGTIFLAPTITRRLLELHQSFHNHFTDFHDQPQSYYVPEKWVPHCTIANRLEREQFVRVMDFVYKGFRAQTAVVESLKLIKVNYENRNSASCSIVAQYFLKRVEISI from the coding sequence GTGAAGGAGATATGGGAAGGGCTAACAGACGTTGTACATAACGAGGGTTTAGAACCTCATATTACATTAGTCGATTATCATGCTTTGGATTTGGAAACATATAGAAATGAATTTGAAAAGTTTACAGAGGGTGTAGAGCGTTTTCTAGTTGAATTCTCTTCTGTTGGCACCTTTCCTACAAATGGAACAATCTTTTTGGCACCAACAATAACAAGAAGATTACTAGAGTTGCATCAATCGTTTCATAATCATTTTACGGATTTTCATGATCAGCCACAGTCGTATTATGTACCTGAGAAGTGGGTACCACATTGTACAATTGCCAATCGTTTAGAGCGGGAGCAATTTGTTCGTGTAATGGATTTTGTATATAAAGGTTTTCGTGCACAAACGGCAGTTGTAGAAAGTTTAAAGTTAATTAAAGTGAACTATGAAAATCGGAATTCAGCTTCTTGTAGCATAGTAGCACAATACTTTTTGAAAAGAGTGGAGATATCGATATGA
- a CDS encoding GNAT family N-acetyltransferase, producing the protein MIQKANEEEVQQILNFAAQSLFEGTKETCQLSQEKAIEITQPLLDKGAYYLVVKQENVLAGWILIGENTDYFSGERLGFIYELYIFPAYRGKGLSRKLMKAGIDRLQEKYKEIRLNVFAGNFAKEMYKEFGFVERQVVMTLKLKC; encoded by the coding sequence ATGATTCAAAAGGCGAACGAAGAGGAAGTTCAGCAAATATTAAATTTTGCAGCACAATCACTTTTTGAAGGAACAAAAGAAACGTGTCAGTTAAGCCAAGAAAAGGCGATTGAGATTACACAGCCTCTATTAGATAAAGGAGCGTATTATTTAGTTGTAAAACAAGAGAATGTGCTAGCAGGATGGATTTTAATTGGAGAGAATACAGATTATTTTTCAGGAGAAAGACTGGGATTCATTTATGAATTATATATTTTTCCAGCGTATAGAGGAAAAGGGTTATCCCGAAAACTAATGAAAGCAGGAATCGATAGATTGCAAGAAAAGTATAAAGAAATACGTTTAAATGTATTCGCTGGGAATTTCGCCAAAGAGATGTATAAAGAATTTGGATTTGTTGAGAGGCAAGTAGTTATGACATTGAAGCTTAAATGTTGA
- a CDS encoding GNAT family N-acetyltransferase — MNVKEIKSEDQLDAVLSVLQQLRTALTKEEAQFLFRQMKEERYQLFSLCNDADEVVSLAGVAVCTNFYNKKHVFVYDLVTAGAHRSKGYGKALLSYIEEWGAEKGCSSVVLTSAFPRVDAHRFYEREGYDKVSYSFHKKLK; from the coding sequence ATGAATGTTAAGGAAATAAAATCAGAAGATCAATTAGATGCGGTATTATCCGTTTTACAACAATTACGAACTGCGCTTACAAAAGAGGAAGCACAATTTTTATTTCGTCAGATGAAAGAGGAACGCTATCAATTATTTTCTTTGTGTAATGACGCAGATGAGGTGGTAAGCCTTGCAGGGGTAGCGGTATGTACGAATTTCTATAATAAGAAACATGTTTTTGTATATGATCTTGTTACAGCGGGGGCCCATCGCTCAAAAGGCTATGGTAAAGCGTTATTATCATATATAGAAGAGTGGGGAGCAGAAAAGGGATGTAGTTCTGTTGTTTTGACATCAGCTTTTCCACGGGTTGACGCACATCGTTTTTATGAACGTGAAGGATATGATAAAGTTAGTTATTCATTTCATAAGAAATTGAAATAA
- a CDS encoding YitT family protein, whose protein sequence is MKKIFEYVLLTIGSIIVAGSLELILAPNGLVDGGVTAISIMANKVAGLPLYGVFLGLNIPILLFTAKVMGKKFFIRTSYANVVTTLGLIYLKPFPAITTSELLIVLYGGVLFGIGVGIVVKMGGAIDGSEMLAVWMNKHFKVPISTFLLAVNAVIFVFVAILFSIEQAMFSLAIFYIVTKMIDFILDGINQGKSVMIISSKNKEIGELLMKELQLSVTYLHGEGGFLGEHQRIIYCITNRFIYPKMKDLVLSVDSSAIIEASYSTETTGVKRPGISSRSGQTSND, encoded by the coding sequence ATGAAAAAAATATTTGAATATGTTTTATTAACAATTGGATCGATTATTGTAGCTGGCTCATTGGAGCTGATTTTGGCACCAAATGGACTGGTAGATGGTGGGGTAACAGCCATTTCTATTATGGCGAATAAAGTTGCTGGATTACCGCTTTATGGTGTGTTTTTAGGACTTAACATTCCTATCTTATTATTTACTGCAAAAGTAATGGGGAAAAAATTCTTTATTCGTACGTCCTATGCCAACGTTGTAACAACTCTCGGATTAATTTATTTGAAGCCATTTCCAGCTATCACAACGTCTGAATTACTAATTGTATTGTATGGTGGAGTATTATTTGGAATTGGTGTTGGAATTGTTGTGAAGATGGGTGGTGCAATTGACGGGTCAGAAATGTTAGCGGTCTGGATGAACAAACATTTTAAAGTGCCGATTAGTACATTTTTACTTGCTGTAAATGCTGTTATTTTTGTATTTGTCGCTATTTTGTTTTCAATCGAGCAAGCAATGTTCTCACTTGCAATTTTCTATATTGTTACGAAGATGATTGATTTCATATTAGATGGCATTAATCAAGGCAAGAGTGTCATGATTATTTCGAGTAAGAATAAAGAAATTGGTGAACTTCTTATGAAGGAGTTACAACTTTCAGTTACGTATCTACATGGAGAAGGTGGTTTTTTAGGAGAGCACCAGAGAATTATCTACTGTATTACAAACCGTTTTATTTATCCAAAGATGAAAGATCTCGTTCTCTCTGTAGATTCAAGTGCCATCATTGAAGCTTCTTATTCAACGGAAACAACTGGTGTAAAACGCCCAGGTATCTCATCACGTTCAGGGCAAACATCAAATGATTAG
- a CDS encoding GNAT family N-acetyltransferase — protein MEQIYLQGKKVIVRKIEEKDINSLYSQIYKEENPEWKKWDAPYFPFSIQEYPVYKGSLQAKLKEEPLSQLIIEADNEIIGTVGFYWEYKASRWLEIGITIYDPAYWNGGYGTEAVQLYRDLLFENMEIGRVGLTTWSGNERMMKVAEKIGMKLEGRMRKCRYYNGAYYDSIRMGMIREEWEALREVKE, from the coding sequence ATGGAACAGATATATTTACAAGGTAAAAAAGTGATAGTAAGAAAAATAGAAGAGAAAGATATAAATTCTTTATATTCACAAATATACAAAGAAGAAAACCCTGAATGGAAAAAGTGGGATGCGCCATACTTTCCATTTTCTATTCAGGAATACCCAGTGTATAAGGGAAGTTTGCAAGCTAAGCTAAAAGAGGAACCTTTGTCGCAACTTATTATTGAAGCCGATAACGAAATAATAGGGACAGTTGGTTTCTATTGGGAATATAAGGCGTCACGCTGGTTAGAAATAGGGATCACCATTTATGACCCAGCATATTGGAATGGCGGTTATGGTACAGAAGCTGTGCAACTATATAGAGATTTATTATTCGAAAATATGGAGATTGGTAGGGTTGGACTAACAACTTGGTCTGGAAATGAACGAATGATGAAAGTCGCAGAAAAAATTGGGATGAAGTTAGAAGGTAGAATGCGAAAATGTCGTTACTATAATGGGGCATATTATGATTCTATTCGAATGGGAATGATTCGTGAAGAGTGGGAAGCATTAAGAGAAGTGAAGGAGTAA
- a CDS encoding PLP-dependent aminotransferase family protein, whose product MDLTIPLQLESKTPIYIQIYDYMKQEILKGTLPAGTRLPSHRNLALQLGVSRITVESAYQQLSAEGYVDSKPKRGIFVTEVDVDVIPYKQHAPFYQFEKKQTEPLFFDCNQGNIDQTAFPLSNWKRALQECLLQYENELFTKEDPQGEYILRTHIAKYLYHARGVHCTPNQIIIGAGTQPLLWLLIQLLGQQKSYAIENPGFHRVKAIIQSCSLPFHPVPLDEQGMNISSLNNCDANVAYVTPSHQFPYGMIMPLSRRLELLNWANDRSGYIIEDDYDGEFRYVGKPIPSLQGLDTNERVIYMGTFSKSFLPSLRMGYIVLPNHLLEVYKNLGGIFKQTVSKIQQLALANFIQKGDWDRHLNRVRTLYKKKHHKLVKSLVNQMGTGINILGDQSGLHIVLHVHNGMNEQELIQSAAEKHVKLYPLSIYDPVNILQEEAHVLLGFGGIPIDAIETVVTLLKEAWFAKKSCSLQK is encoded by the coding sequence ATGGATTTAACCATTCCTCTACAATTAGAAAGTAAAACACCCATCTATATACAAATTTATGACTACATGAAACAAGAAATCTTAAAGGGAACGCTCCCTGCCGGAACACGTCTCCCTTCTCACCGAAATTTAGCATTACAACTTGGTGTTAGCCGCATTACAGTCGAATCAGCTTATCAGCAGTTATCCGCGGAAGGCTATGTGGACAGTAAACCGAAGCGTGGTATATTTGTTACGGAAGTAGATGTAGATGTTATACCATATAAACAACATGCTCCATTTTACCAATTTGAAAAAAAACAAACAGAACCGCTCTTTTTTGATTGTAATCAAGGAAACATCGATCAAACAGCCTTTCCACTCTCAAATTGGAAAAGAGCCCTACAAGAATGTTTACTCCAATATGAAAACGAATTATTTACAAAAGAAGATCCACAAGGAGAATATATACTTCGTACTCACATTGCAAAATATTTGTATCATGCTCGCGGGGTTCATTGCACACCTAACCAAATTATTATTGGTGCTGGTACACAACCCCTTCTTTGGTTACTTATTCAATTACTTGGGCAGCAAAAATCATACGCAATCGAAAATCCTGGGTTTCACCGCGTAAAAGCTATTATTCAAAGCTGCAGTCTTCCTTTTCATCCTGTTCCATTAGATGAGCAAGGAATGAACATTTCATCTCTCAATAATTGCGATGCGAATGTTGCTTATGTTACGCCTTCTCATCAATTTCCATATGGCATGATTATGCCTTTATCAAGGCGGCTTGAGTTATTAAACTGGGCTAATGATCGCTCTGGTTATATTATTGAAGACGATTATGATGGGGAATTTCGCTACGTTGGAAAACCTATTCCCTCACTGCAAGGGCTTGATACAAATGAACGTGTTATTTACATGGGAACTTTTTCAAAATCGTTTTTACCTTCCTTAAGAATGGGCTATATCGTTCTTCCTAATCATCTTTTGGAAGTCTATAAAAACTTAGGCGGCATTTTTAAACAAACTGTTTCTAAAATACAACAGCTTGCTCTTGCTAACTTCATCCAAAAAGGAGATTGGGATCGGCACTTAAACCGCGTTCGTACATTATATAAGAAAAAACATCATAAACTAGTCAAATCACTTGTGAATCAAATGGGCACTGGTATTAATATACTTGGGGATCAATCTGGACTTCACATTGTACTACATGTTCATAACGGCATGAATGAACAAGAACTCATTCAATCAGCTGCTGAAAAACATGTAAAGCTTTACCCTCTATCCATATACGATCCAGTAAATATTTTGCAAGAAGAAGCTCATGTATTATTAGGTTTCGGAGGGATACCGATTGATGCAATCGAAACTGTTGTAACATTATTAAAAGAAGCTTGGTTTGCAAAAAAAAGCTGTTCCCTGCAGAAATAA